A stretch of Myxococcus guangdongensis DNA encodes these proteins:
- a CDS encoding type VI secretion system Vgr family protein: MRLRSTILHASLPSELGVSRLVVEEGLSQLFVADVECVSADPDWELTPLLGTSASVRVEADDGSSRHFHGVVEDAEFVGTRGELFVYRLRLMPRLKGLAHRVRTRIFQDKNIEAILREVFSGAGVPAGATRWSVAEGPVREYCTQWKESELGFVLRLLEDTGIFFWFEHSESDHVMCLADSPAAHVPIDGAAGLSFRAWDERETLRDIVTRLTYTARVVPDAVMLRDWNWQTPLTLPEAKLSASEGGGLEVYEFPAGFVSAAAGKQRAADRLSAVRVRQRVLRGTTPSLRLSPGRLFQIFDAEPAPLNGEYLVLELRHVYEDPTAGTLVDGDGRYRAEFTAVPGGVEFRPSRVTPRPRVMGKELAVVTGPAGEEIHVDEFGRVKVHFYWDREGKVDDTASCWMRVQQQNTAGSQILPRVGWEVEVGFLHGDPDRPLVLQKLYNADTLPPYALPDNLMQSALQSSTTPGGGGTNEVRLNDGNGGMEFFVHSQKDLSLQAGHNLTEQIAVDEAVQITSDSTHSIGVTEDVSVGGDQSASITGMMVEDTAGTKKVVVGAVDQWGVGAMHAITVKGARTENVGGLRNVLAQKVTETFNADLTTSVGGVLSINAVGAITEAVAGNKTETVAGAKLEIITESKAENIGAAKVMTAGMVNIKTGKDLTLASGAAMAITTGGPMAIKCDKDFNLSGSSVTITVGKASVKSGSKLEATPASLQLKGDTVGGDGAQVKLKGTIEYK; this comes from the coding sequence ATGCGCTTGAGGTCGACGATTCTCCATGCCTCCCTCCCCTCGGAGCTCGGCGTGTCGCGCCTGGTGGTGGAGGAAGGCCTCTCCCAGCTATTCGTGGCGGACGTGGAGTGTGTCAGCGCAGACCCCGATTGGGAACTGACGCCACTGCTGGGGACGAGTGCTTCCGTGAGAGTGGAAGCGGATGATGGCTCCTCACGTCACTTCCACGGCGTCGTCGAGGATGCCGAGTTCGTGGGGACGCGAGGCGAGCTGTTTGTCTATCGCCTGCGCTTGATGCCCCGACTGAAGGGGCTCGCGCACCGGGTCCGCACCCGAATCTTCCAGGACAAGAACATCGAGGCCATCCTCCGGGAGGTGTTCTCCGGCGCGGGTGTCCCCGCCGGCGCCACGCGGTGGAGCGTGGCGGAGGGACCCGTTCGCGAGTACTGCACCCAGTGGAAGGAGAGTGAGCTGGGCTTCGTGCTCCGGTTGTTGGAGGACACGGGCATCTTCTTCTGGTTCGAGCACTCCGAGTCGGACCACGTCATGTGTCTGGCGGACTCGCCCGCGGCGCATGTGCCCATCGACGGCGCCGCCGGGCTCTCCTTCCGGGCCTGGGACGAGCGCGAGACCCTTCGCGACATCGTCACGCGCCTCACCTACACGGCCCGCGTGGTGCCGGACGCGGTGATGTTGCGCGACTGGAACTGGCAGACCCCGCTGACGCTGCCCGAGGCGAAGCTCTCCGCGTCTGAAGGGGGCGGCTTGGAGGTCTACGAGTTCCCCGCGGGGTTCGTCAGCGCCGCCGCGGGCAAGCAGCGGGCCGCGGATCGCCTGAGCGCGGTCCGGGTCCGCCAGCGGGTCCTCCGCGGGACGACGCCGTCGCTCCGGTTGTCGCCAGGGCGCCTGTTCCAGATCTTCGACGCGGAGCCCGCGCCGCTCAATGGCGAGTACCTGGTGCTGGAGCTGCGCCACGTCTACGAGGACCCGACGGCGGGGACGCTGGTGGATGGAGACGGGCGCTACCGCGCCGAGTTCACCGCCGTCCCGGGAGGCGTGGAGTTCCGCCCCTCCCGCGTGACGCCCCGGCCTCGCGTCATGGGCAAGGAGCTGGCGGTGGTGACGGGGCCGGCGGGCGAGGAGATCCACGTCGACGAGTTCGGTCGGGTGAAGGTGCACTTCTACTGGGACCGCGAGGGCAAGGTGGACGACACCGCCTCGTGCTGGATGCGGGTGCAGCAGCAGAACACCGCGGGCAGTCAGATCCTCCCTCGCGTGGGCTGGGAGGTGGAGGTGGGCTTCCTCCACGGCGACCCCGACAGGCCCCTGGTGCTCCAGAAGCTCTACAACGCGGACACCCTGCCGCCCTATGCCCTGCCGGACAACCTGATGCAGAGCGCGTTGCAGTCCTCGACGACGCCGGGGGGCGGGGGCACCAACGAGGTGCGCCTCAACGACGGAAATGGCGGCATGGAGTTCTTCGTCCACTCCCAGAAGGACCTCTCGCTCCAGGCGGGGCACAACCTCACCGAGCAGATCGCCGTGGACGAGGCCGTGCAGATCACCTCGGACAGCACCCACAGCATCGGCGTCACGGAGGACGTCTCCGTGGGGGGAGACCAGAGCGCCAGCATCACCGGGATGATGGTGGAGGACACCGCGGGGACCAAGAAGGTGGTGGTGGGCGCCGTGGATCAATGGGGGGTGGGCGCCATGCATGCCATCACCGTGAAGGGCGCGCGCACGGAGAACGTGGGGGGCTTGCGCAACGTGCTGGCGCAGAAGGTGACGGAGACCTTCAACGCGGACCTCACCACGAGCGTGGGGGGCGTGCTGAGCATCAACGCCGTCGGCGCCATCACCGAGGCCGTCGCGGGCAACAAGACCGAGACGGTGGCCGGCGCGAAGCTGGAGATCATCACGGAGTCGAAGGCGGAGAACATCGGCGCGGCCAAGGTGATGACGGCCGGGATGGTGAACATCAAGACGGGCAAGGACCTCACGCTGGCGTCGGGCGCGGCCATGGCCATCACCACGGGGGGGCCCATGGCCATCAAGTGCGACAAGGACTTCAACCTGTCGGGCTCCTCCGTCACCATCACCGTGGGCAAGGCCAGCGTGAAGTCCGGCTCGAAGCTGGAGGCCACGCCCGCGTCGCTGCAGCTCAAGGGCGACACGGTGGGAGGGGACGGCGCCCAGGTGAAGCTCAAGGGAACCATCGAGTACAAGTAG
- a CDS encoding type VI secretion system Vgr family protein has translation MSNGRVLQFALSIDDGDETLLRVVRFELEEALSEGSRGWVETETTEVVDAAAMSGKPFRLRILQGDGRPDRCFHGLVFGVSLEAFQPEHFRLRFEVGSSLHLLELGQEVRLFQQKSVPDVVKAVLEEAGIPGDSQSWTLAEPPAARAALTQYNECDHAFLRRLLAEEGIVFAVRNDDDGETLAFFDGPDGLEPLAGDGVLLVRTETRTDEDTVLSLRERHVAAPDAVMVRDHDPKQPTVDLSHREEAPEARGREVYLHPGGFDAMGHGKRRAKRILERHQSRTVVREGTSDCPHLEPGRTFVLDGHSRVELNGGQLVLRVVHRGGLTARESGASEETYENSFRAMPQERPFFRPEAPPERPAPGVEVAFVTGASGQELHGSERGEVRVRFPWDRSGLTDDRSSPWLRVGQLALGGSMIIPRVGFEVVVDHELGDRDRPLVIGHLYNGEATPPYALPDHATLSSIQTATTGGGPGANELRFEDAAGAEEIFFNASHDLTVSVEHDSDWKVLVDESTEVGGNRTFSVGANHTHQVTSHRSLNVGANQRLSVEADLSDGVGGDSAVQVGATRKLTVGGDLTENTQGSLERTVGGLQAVTGLAGYERKVVGGSKTMVGAAWLEATADSRMSTCGTARVETVGALKMVKARTVAVSSGAAYALTAASEKVKVGGNRVDKAEVALAITAGGGLSIKAENINITGESKVVLKVGGSTVEVTPTAVKIKSSKIQLKGVKKLGSKLSHKSN, from the coding sequence ATGAGCAACGGTCGCGTCCTGCAATTCGCGCTGTCCATCGACGACGGTGACGAAACCCTCTTGCGTGTCGTGCGCTTCGAGCTCGAAGAGGCGCTCTCGGAGGGGAGCCGCGGCTGGGTGGAGACGGAGACGACCGAGGTGGTCGATGCCGCGGCCATGTCCGGCAAGCCCTTCCGGCTGCGCATCCTCCAGGGGGACGGGCGGCCCGACAGGTGCTTCCATGGGCTCGTCTTCGGGGTCAGCCTGGAGGCCTTCCAGCCCGAGCACTTCCGGCTGCGGTTCGAGGTGGGCTCGTCCCTCCACCTGTTGGAGCTGGGGCAGGAGGTGCGCCTCTTCCAGCAGAAGTCCGTTCCCGACGTGGTGAAGGCGGTGCTGGAGGAGGCTGGCATCCCCGGGGACTCGCAGTCCTGGACGCTCGCGGAGCCGCCTGCCGCGCGCGCGGCGTTGACCCAGTACAACGAATGCGACCATGCCTTCCTGCGGCGCCTGTTGGCGGAGGAGGGAATCGTCTTCGCCGTGCGAAACGACGACGACGGCGAGACGCTGGCGTTCTTCGACGGCCCGGATGGACTGGAGCCGCTGGCGGGGGACGGTGTGCTGCTGGTCCGCACCGAGACGCGGACCGACGAGGACACCGTCCTCTCCCTGCGAGAGCGTCACGTGGCGGCCCCGGACGCGGTGATGGTGCGTGACCATGATCCGAAGCAGCCCACGGTGGACCTGAGCCACCGCGAGGAGGCGCCGGAGGCGCGAGGAAGAGAGGTGTACCTCCACCCCGGCGGTTTCGATGCGATGGGGCACGGCAAGCGCCGCGCGAAGCGCATCCTCGAGCGGCACCAGTCCCGGACCGTGGTGCGCGAGGGCACGAGCGACTGCCCCCACCTGGAGCCCGGCCGCACCTTCGTGCTGGATGGCCACTCCCGCGTGGAGCTCAATGGCGGACAGCTGGTGCTCCGCGTGGTGCATCGGGGTGGGCTGACAGCCCGGGAGTCCGGGGCCTCTGAGGAGACGTACGAGAACAGCTTCCGGGCCATGCCCCAGGAGCGCCCGTTCTTCCGTCCGGAGGCGCCGCCGGAGCGCCCGGCACCGGGCGTGGAGGTGGCGTTCGTCACGGGCGCCTCGGGGCAGGAGCTGCACGGCAGCGAGCGCGGCGAGGTGCGCGTGCGCTTCCCGTGGGATCGCTCGGGTCTGACGGACGACCGCAGCTCCCCGTGGCTGCGCGTGGGACAGCTCGCCCTGGGCGGCTCGATGATCATCCCCCGTGTGGGCTTCGAGGTGGTGGTGGACCACGAGCTGGGGGACCGGGACCGGCCGCTCGTCATCGGCCACCTCTACAACGGGGAGGCGACGCCGCCCTACGCGCTGCCGGACCACGCCACGCTCAGCTCCATCCAGACGGCGACCACCGGAGGCGGGCCCGGCGCGAACGAGCTGCGCTTCGAGGACGCGGCGGGCGCCGAGGAGATCTTCTTCAACGCCTCGCATGACCTCACCGTCTCCGTGGAGCACGACTCCGACTGGAAGGTGCTGGTGGACGAGTCCACGGAGGTCGGGGGGAACCGGACGTTCAGCGTCGGGGCCAACCACACGCACCAGGTGACCAGCCATCGCTCGCTGAACGTTGGCGCCAACCAGCGCTTGAGCGTGGAGGCGGACCTGTCCGACGGAGTCGGTGGAGACTCCGCGGTGCAGGTGGGCGCGACGCGCAAGCTGACCGTGGGGGGAGACCTCACCGAGAACACCCAGGGTTCGTTGGAGCGCACGGTGGGAGGGTTGCAGGCGGTGACGGGCCTGGCGGGTTACGAGCGCAAGGTGGTGGGCGGCTCGAAGACGATGGTGGGGGCGGCGTGGCTCGAGGCGACCGCCGACAGCCGCATGAGCACCTGTGGCACGGCGCGGGTGGAGACGGTGGGCGCCTTGAAGATGGTGAAGGCCAGGACGGTCGCCGTGTCGAGCGGCGCGGCCTATGCCCTCACGGCGGCGTCGGAGAAGGTCAAGGTCGGCGGCAATCGCGTGGACAAGGCGGAGGTCGCGCTCGCCATCACGGCGGGTGGAGGGCTCAGCATCAAGGCGGAGAACATCAACATCACTGGCGAGAGCAAGGTCGTGCTGAAGGTGGGGGGCTCGACGGTGGAGGTCACCCCCACGGCGGTGAAGATCAAGTCGTCCAAGATCCAGCTCAAGGGCGTGAAGAAGCTGGGCTCGAAGTTGAGTCACAAGAGCAATTGA
- a CDS encoding type VI secretion system Vgr family protein: MGDEQRLTATFFFDAQEGALSVHAVRGQEALSRAYRFEVDFSAQDVDVDAAPGARATLVLESPRGGERHVGGVLEEVSLAAMAQAGEGAFGRYRAVLVPEPYLVLSSRRGFRIFQQKSVPDIVKQVCEAAGLEDSAFDWGGVTGAYTQRDFCVQYDESEWDFICRLLEDEGIFFSFSHSADGARMRFEDDSTGVDLLSPDALDFTFFPQEGAPTARVWDFRVRTRLRPSKATVNDYDMLRPGTSLLASAEAQESLSREWYEYPGGFRAPAEGKRRAQVRLDELRTPRVTALGRTDALFVAPGRRFHLQGHPSSDAEYLLTAVGFQLRLEEEPASDRPLVDAGPWRYEVDFEVIPSTQVFRPERRTPRPRVAGVHTARVTGPEGEEIHCDAHGRVKLQFPWDRDGQLDERTSCWVRVSQAHTTGSVMIPRVGWEVLVEFEEGDPDRPLCLGKVWNTTFLPPVELPAGKTVTGHSSISSPGGGGVNEVLFDDTAGAESVTINGQHDILVKAANNKLFSVGHDSSHLVNGKRAASVGGNEQIAIQANLNVNVGGNQSTEVGAMRDVKVTGSTTEEVAGAFDLQVGAMELVQVGNPIKAVMEVIASMVVEKAMGAAAKAASKAEAALLGPILPVLQQAREAVGPAAQFAGPAAALLGGGNPEIAAFAQAAGKLSDAAGAADAGQIAAGVAQSIVADKITSKAIEAVTGEGGGGGGGGGADAAPEAAGSATSGGEGTWATVVGGSVKETVGGLAATSSLSGVSYAVGGASQELVGAARVELIKGSKSETTGAVKMETVGVYMVDAKESFVTDAKAAIAINIAGKQTQRISGSHSMSTDGPVLVTAPRLSLKGQGTITLTCGPSKVIVKSNGILVEGAAEVTIEGSKIELDENALGT; encoded by the coding sequence ATGGGTGACGAGCAGCGCCTGACGGCGACATTCTTCTTCGACGCACAGGAGGGCGCGCTCTCCGTGCACGCGGTGCGGGGGCAGGAGGCGCTGTCACGCGCGTACCGCTTCGAGGTGGACTTCTCCGCGCAGGACGTGGACGTGGATGCGGCGCCTGGAGCGCGCGCGACGCTGGTGCTGGAGTCTCCTCGCGGCGGCGAGCGCCACGTGGGCGGGGTGCTGGAGGAGGTCTCCCTCGCCGCCATGGCGCAGGCGGGGGAGGGCGCCTTCGGTCGCTACCGGGCGGTGCTCGTCCCCGAGCCGTACCTGGTGCTGAGCTCGAGGCGCGGCTTCCGCATCTTCCAGCAGAAGTCGGTGCCCGACATCGTCAAGCAGGTGTGCGAGGCCGCGGGCCTGGAGGACTCCGCCTTCGATTGGGGCGGCGTCACCGGCGCCTACACGCAGCGCGACTTCTGCGTGCAGTACGACGAGTCCGAGTGGGACTTCATCTGCCGATTGCTCGAGGACGAGGGCATCTTCTTCTCCTTCAGCCATTCCGCGGACGGCGCGCGCATGCGCTTCGAGGATGACAGCACCGGCGTGGACCTGCTCTCGCCGGACGCGCTGGACTTCACCTTCTTTCCCCAGGAAGGGGCGCCCACCGCCCGGGTCTGGGACTTCCGGGTGCGCACGCGGCTGCGGCCCTCCAAGGCCACGGTCAACGACTACGACATGCTGCGGCCCGGCACCTCGCTGCTCGCGAGCGCCGAGGCCCAGGAGTCCCTCTCGCGTGAGTGGTACGAGTATCCTGGAGGTTTTCGTGCTCCCGCGGAGGGCAAGCGGCGGGCGCAGGTCCGGCTCGATGAGCTGCGCACCCCCCGGGTGACGGCGCTCGGACGCACCGACGCGCTCTTCGTGGCGCCGGGCCGGCGCTTCCACCTCCAGGGCCACCCGTCGTCGGACGCCGAGTACCTGCTCACCGCCGTCGGCTTCCAGCTTCGTCTGGAGGAGGAGCCCGCCAGCGACAGGCCCCTGGTGGACGCGGGGCCCTGGCGGTACGAGGTGGACTTCGAGGTCATCCCCTCCACGCAGGTGTTCCGCCCCGAGCGGCGCACCCCGAGGCCTCGGGTGGCGGGAGTGCATACGGCCCGGGTGACGGGACCCGAGGGCGAGGAGATCCACTGCGATGCCCACGGCCGGGTGAAGCTCCAGTTCCCGTGGGACCGGGACGGTCAGCTCGATGAGCGCACCTCCTGCTGGGTGCGCGTCAGTCAGGCGCACACCACCGGCTCGGTGATGATTCCGCGGGTCGGCTGGGAGGTGCTCGTCGAGTTCGAGGAGGGAGACCCGGACCGTCCGTTGTGCCTGGGCAAGGTGTGGAACACCACGTTCCTGCCGCCGGTCGAGCTGCCCGCGGGCAAGACGGTGACGGGCCACAGCTCCATCTCATCGCCGGGAGGCGGGGGCGTCAACGAGGTGCTCTTCGACGACACGGCGGGCGCGGAGAGCGTCACCATCAATGGCCAGCACGACATCCTCGTGAAGGCGGCCAACAACAAGCTGTTCAGCGTGGGCCATGATTCGAGCCACCTGGTCAACGGCAAGCGCGCCGCGAGCGTCGGGGGCAACGAGCAGATCGCCATCCAGGCCAACCTCAACGTCAACGTGGGCGGCAATCAGTCCACCGAGGTGGGCGCCATGCGCGACGTGAAGGTGACGGGCAGCACCACCGAGGAGGTGGCGGGCGCGTTCGACCTCCAGGTGGGCGCCATGGAGCTGGTGCAGGTGGGCAACCCCATCAAGGCGGTGATGGAGGTCATCGCGAGCATGGTGGTGGAGAAGGCCATGGGCGCGGCGGCGAAGGCGGCCAGCAAGGCGGAGGCGGCGCTGCTGGGGCCCATCCTCCCGGTGCTGCAGCAGGCGCGCGAGGCGGTGGGGCCCGCGGCCCAGTTCGCGGGACCGGCGGCGGCGCTGCTCGGCGGTGGGAACCCGGAGATCGCCGCCTTCGCTCAAGCCGCGGGCAAGCTGTCGGACGCGGCGGGCGCGGCGGACGCGGGGCAGATCGCCGCCGGCGTGGCGCAGTCCATCGTCGCGGACAAGATCACCAGCAAGGCCATCGAGGCGGTGACGGGGGAGGGCGGGGGTGGCGGTGGTGGGGGCGGGGCAGACGCGGCGCCGGAGGCGGCGGGGAGCGCGACGAGCGGCGGGGAGGGGACATGGGCCACGGTGGTGGGGGGCTCGGTGAAGGAGACGGTGGGGGGGCTTGCCGCCACCAGTTCCTTGAGCGGCGTCTCCTACGCGGTGGGCGGCGCGTCCCAGGAGCTGGTGGGCGCGGCCCGCGTGGAGCTCATCAAGGGGAGCAAGTCGGAGACGACCGGCGCGGTGAAGATGGAGACCGTGGGCGTGTACATGGTGGACGCGAAGGAGTCGTTCGTCACCGACGCCAAGGCGGCCATCGCCATCAACATCGCCGGGAAACAGACGCAGCGCATCTCCGGCAGCCACAGCATGAGCACGGACGGGCCGGTGCTCGTGACGGCGCCGCGGCTGTCGCTCAAGGGGCAGGGGACCATCACGCTCACGTGTGGTCCCTCGAAGGTCATCGTGAAGTCGAATGGCATCCTCGTGGAAGGCGCGGCCGAGGTGACCATCGAGGGCTCGAAGATCGAGCTGGATGAGAACGCGCTGGGCACCTAG
- a CDS encoding PAAR-like domain-containing protein, with protein sequence MSLTTSGMSAGTSKQKLNMVPMAPNVCLVPAPPPPAGPQGIPVPFPITTDTGSIKKPVPKVKHKGGKVPNTDSTFSGVKGNEAGVGQLPPSTPKKDIVTGVNMKLGSAMVGCPNCQVGGKSFLMTGSPGFGNHG encoded by the coding sequence ATGAGCCTGACGACCAGTGGCATGTCCGCCGGCACCAGCAAGCAGAAGCTCAACATGGTCCCCATGGCGCCCAACGTGTGCCTGGTGCCCGCGCCGCCGCCTCCGGCGGGACCTCAGGGCATCCCCGTCCCGTTCCCCATCACCACCGACACCGGCAGCATCAAGAAGCCGGTCCCCAAGGTGAAGCACAAGGGCGGCAAGGTCCCCAACACCGATTCGACCTTCTCCGGCGTGAAGGGCAACGAGGCCGGCGTGGGGCAACTGCCTCCCTCCACGCCCAAGAAGGACATCGTCACCGGCGTGAACATGAAGCTGGGGTCCGCGATGGTCGGCTGTCCCAACTGCCAGGTCGGCGGCAAGAGCTTCCTCATGACCGGCAGCCCGGGCTTCGGGAACCACGGCTGA